Proteins co-encoded in one Papaver somniferum cultivar HN1 unplaced genomic scaffold, ASM357369v1 unplaced-scaffold_92, whole genome shotgun sequence genomic window:
- the LOC113346087 gene encoding uncharacterized protein LOC113346087 produces MPAVELDEEHDTLEALLGDEELDVLPESTNLRYHCIHDLPVEDDYHSGNSSSFEDDEEGGETDTDLDEEEPYRYEEGKIDHNKYDDLYDDVEGEEVEAWTCDSGEEELKEGMTWPTMDEYKIWLTKFCIANCIEVRKIKDDPKRLRCQCKVTTCPFRRFAHKKSVKDGTSIKVTKYINKHTCVNRSDGYKWLPEVLEQIKAKNRGSIGVVATDMDKDFSYCCLAFNAYLEGFKNGCRPFIGLDGCHLSGKYGGVMLSAVALDGNNGMYPLEMFFCDCENKKNWLLFLNLIKDRILEHPAPLTFISDRQKGLIPALEIVFPSNRTRFCFRHMYENFKTKHKSVHMKNLAWGASKAYRDTDHKRYMALMKKDNKNAHKWFEDVSAIQWARSTFDHTSKCDHVTNNFSESFNSWSLDVRCKPIQRILEGLNLKMMSLIER; encoded by the exons ATGCCAGCAGTTGAACTTGATGAGGAGCATGATACATTGGAAGCATTGTTAGGTGATGAAGAACTTGATGTATTGCCTGAAAGTACCAACCTGAGGTACCATTGTATTCATGACTTGCCTGTTGAAGATGATTATCACAGTGGAAACTCATCAAgctttgaggatgatgaagaaggagGTGAAACTGATACTGACTTGGATGAGGAAGAACCTTACAGATATGAAGAAGGTAAAATTGATCATAATAAGTATGATGATCTGTATGATGATGTAGAAGGGGAGGAAGTGGAAGCATGGACTTGTGAcagtggtgaagaagaacttaaagaaGGTATGACATGGCCCACTATGGATGAGTACAAGATATGGTTGACAAAGTTTTGCATTGCAAATTGTATTGAAGTGAGGAAGATAAAGGATGACCCAAAGAGATTGAGGTGCCAATGTAAAGTTACTACTTGCCCATTCAGGCGTTTTGCTCACAA GAAATCAGTAAAAGATGGGACCTCTATCAAAGTTACCAAGTATATTAATAAACACACTTGTGTTAACAGATCTG ATGGATATAAGTGGTTACCAGAGGTTTTAGAGCAAATCAAGGCTAAGAATAGAGGATCCATTGGTGTAGTTGCAACTGATATGGATAAGGATTTCAGTTATTGCTGTCTGGCTTTTAATGCTTATTTAGAAGGTTTCAAGAATGGATGCAGACCATTCATAGGTCTAGATGGATGTCACCTGAGtggaaaatatggaggagtaatGCTGTCTGCAGTTGCACTAGATGGGAATAATGGTATGTATCCTCTTGAAATGTTCTTTTGTGATTGTGAAAACAAAAAGAACTGGTTATTGTTTCTCAACCTTATTAAGGATAGGATATTAGAGCATCCAGCACCATTGACATTCATCTCAGACAGACAAAAGGGATTGATTCCTGCTCTTGAAatagtatttccttcaaataggaCCAGATTTTGTTTCAGACACATGTATGAGAATTTTAAGACTAAACATAAGAGTGTTCACATGAAGAATTTAGCATGGGGTGCATCAAAGGCCTATAGAGACACAGACCACAAGAGGTACATGGCTCTTATGAAGAAAGATAACAAGAATGCACACAAGTGGTTTGAAGATGTTTCAGCAATACAATGGGCTAGATCCACTTTTGACCATACTTCAAAATGTGATCATGTGACCAATAACTTCTCAGAAAGTTTCAACAGTTGGTCATTGGATGTGAGATGCAAACCTATTCAAAGGATTCTTGAAGGGTTGAACTTGAAGATGATGAGTTTGATAGAAAGATGA